A portion of the Eubacterium maltosivorans genome contains these proteins:
- the nusA gene encoding transcription termination factor NusA, whose translation MNAEFMRALDALEAEKNIDKEELIDAIEVSIESAYKKNYGNVQDVDVKLDRDTGEITVYATRDIVQDVENLETQISLEEAREIDPTYEVGDVYRKVITPRDFGRIAAQNAKQLIVQRIKEAERNMVYNEYLERQDEVMTGIINRIERGNVFVDIGNSEGCMPPMEQVPGEKYYPGQRLKVYLLMVRKTTKGPQLRLSRTHPGLVKRLFETEVPEIYDGIVDIVSISREAGSRTKIAVKANDSSVDPVGACVGQKGIRVQNIINELNGEKIDIIKYSDDVREYLSNALSPAKIYRILPNKTEKTAIAVVDDFQLSLAIGKEGQNVRLAAKLASWKIDIKSKSDYERMLAENPDFDADYTHVGEEEDILDELKNELDEVLDIQIDEDNAESLDNVLDDLVMTDELEDLDDFFE comes from the coding sequence ATGAATGCAGAGTTTATGAGAGCTCTTGATGCTTTAGAAGCAGAAAAGAACATCGACAAGGAGGAACTGATCGACGCCATTGAGGTATCCATCGAATCCGCCTACAAAAAAAATTATGGCAATGTGCAGGATGTGGATGTAAAGCTCGACCGTGATACGGGAGAAATTACCGTTTATGCAACCCGCGATATTGTCCAAGATGTCGAAAATCTGGAAACACAGATATCCCTCGAAGAGGCGCGTGAGATTGATCCGACCTATGAAGTTGGAGATGTCTACCGTAAGGTTATCACCCCAAGAGATTTTGGACGAATTGCAGCTCAGAATGCAAAGCAGCTCATTGTTCAGCGAATAAAGGAAGCTGAACGCAATATGGTTTATAATGAATACCTGGAACGCCAGGATGAGGTAATGACCGGGATCATCAACCGTATTGAGCGTGGCAATGTATTTGTAGATATTGGAAACAGTGAAGGCTGTATGCCGCCAATGGAACAGGTTCCTGGAGAAAAATACTACCCAGGACAGCGTCTGAAGGTTTATCTGCTCATGGTACGCAAGACCACTAAAGGGCCGCAGCTCAGATTGTCGAGAACACACCCGGGTCTGGTCAAGCGGCTTTTTGAGACCGAAGTGCCGGAAATTTATGATGGGATTGTAGACATTGTGTCTATTTCCAGAGAAGCAGGCTCGAGAACCAAGATTGCCGTTAAAGCCAATGATTCGTCGGTTGATCCGGTTGGGGCCTGTGTTGGACAAAAGGGAATCCGGGTTCAGAACATTATTAATGAGCTGAACGGTGAAAAGATTGATATTATTAAATACAGCGATGATGTACGTGAATACCTGTCTAACGCCCTGAGTCCTGCAAAGATTTACCGGATTCTGCCGAATAAAACCGAAAAAACCGCTATTGCTGTTGTTGATGATTTTCAATTATCACTGGCCATTGGCAAAGAGGGGCAAAACGTGCGGCTGGCGGCAAAGCTGGCATCCTGGAAAATTGATATCAAGAGCAAAAGTGATTATGAGCGTATGCTGGCAGAAAACCCTGACTTTGACGCGGATTATACACACGTGGGAGAAGAAGAGGATATTCTGGATGAGCTGAAAAATGAATTGGACGAGGTACTGGACATTCAGATTGATGAAGATAATGCCGAAAGCCTCGATAATGTACTGGACGATCTGGTAATGACGGACGAATTAGAGGATTTGGATGACTTTTTTGAATAA
- the rnpM gene encoding RNase P modulator RnpM produces MKKMPVRTCVVCHSKIEKKNLLRIVCNKDNEIFYDPTGKANGRGAYICDDPKCLDAFLSKNILEKAFKRPIDKDTVEEVRQKIKEQLS; encoded by the coding sequence ATGAAAAAAATGCCCGTAAGAACCTGCGTGGTTTGTCATTCAAAAATTGAGAAGAAAAATCTATTGCGTATTGTCTGCAATAAAGACAATGAAATATTCTATGATCCAACGGGAAAAGCCAACGGGCGGGGTGCCTATATCTGTGATGACCCCAAATGTCTGGACGCTTTTCTGAGTAAAAATATTCTTGAAAAAGCTTTTAAACGGCCAATCGACAAAGATACCGTCGAAGAAGTGCGTCAAAAAATAAAAGAACAGCTGTCATAG
- the rimP gene encoding ribosome maturation factor RimP → MKKQSKESMLEELIAPVVEAEGYECVDVTFEKAGKDWVLTAYIDGPNGIGLDDCEAVSRKLSDLMDEKDPIEQSYLLEVSSPGIDRPLKKEKDFVRNMDKRIVVNFYAPVNGSKQLSGILKGYNGATLTLQLDSEEMMELEMSAVSKVAPEIEF, encoded by the coding sequence ATGAAAAAACAATCCAAGGAATCAATGCTGGAGGAACTCATTGCACCGGTGGTGGAAGCTGAGGGCTATGAGTGCGTTGATGTTACCTTTGAAAAGGCCGGAAAAGACTGGGTGTTAACTGCCTACATAGATGGGCCGAACGGCATTGGGCTGGATGACTGCGAAGCGGTCAGCCGTAAGCTCAGTGACCTGATGGATGAAAAAGACCCCATTGAGCAGAGCTACCTGTTGGAGGTTTCGTCTCCGGGAATTGACCGTCCCTTAAAAAAGGAGAAGGATTTTGTCCGCAATATGGATAAACGCATTGTGGTCAATTTCTATGCGCCGGTGAATGGCAGTAAACAGTTAAGCGGTATCCTCAAAGGTTACAATGGTGCAACGCTGACCCTACAGCTTGACTCTGAAGAAATGATGGAGCTGGAAATGTCTGCTGTTTCCAAGGTTGCTCCGGAAATTGAATTTTAG
- the infB gene encoding translation initiation factor IF-2, whose product MSKLRVYQLASEYDVPSKEFVDILNKHNIPVKNHMSVLTEQQVTDFRKEYKKGEDTKEQPKAAPKAAAPKQEAKAQKPQQSKQDNKSQPKAQPQSKPQQQERKPQQGKPQQQERKPQQRDNNAPQNRRPSDGQRNGNNGQNQQKRNTSGQGNNGSNNNNRPNNAKGQTVPNNSKPDRKNKNQKRNNNNNNQPAKVRDHSKKGKTARSVYKKMKDEKKTEKMKNQVFEIPELVTVGELAEILDVGATEIIKILMMAGTMATINQQIDYETAEIVASELGYEVKAVKMEDVVTKILEEYDEEDTGNEVKRPPVVTVMGHVDHGKTSLLDRIRKANVTAGEAGGITQHIGAYTVTINGESITFIDTPGHEAFTAMRSRGAQMTDIAILVVAADDGVMPQTVEAINHAKAAGVPIIVAINKIDKEGANPERVKQELTEHNLVVEEWGGDVIAVPVSAKKGENIDTLLEMVLLVSEMGELTADPKRAARGSVIEAQVKKGKGATASLLVQQGTLHVGDSIISGMTYGKVRTMIDDKGKRIKKAGPSTPVEISGLSDIPVAGDDFIVLENEKEARQLAEKRREMEKDARQAKMRLSLDDLFTKIQEGQIQDINIIIKADVQGSIEAIKQSLEKLNTDDVRINVIHGAVGAVNETDVMLASTSNAIIIGFNVRPDKNALAAAETEEVDIRLYRVIYDAIEDVKKAMEGMLAPEFVEKVTGNAEVREVFKIPNGSMIAGSYVTDGKISRNDEVRIIRDGIVVFEGEIASLRRFKDDVKEVASGYECGIGIDKYNDIKIGDVIETFVMEAVAREL is encoded by the coding sequence ATGTCAAAGTTAAGAGTTTATCAATTAGCAAGCGAATACGACGTTCCCAGTAAGGAATTTGTCGATATCTTAAATAAGCATAATATTCCCGTAAAAAATCACATGAGTGTGTTAACAGAACAACAGGTAACTGATTTCAGAAAAGAATACAAAAAAGGTGAAGATACTAAGGAACAGCCAAAAGCAGCACCTAAAGCAGCAGCGCCGAAACAGGAAGCAAAGGCCCAGAAGCCTCAGCAGTCAAAGCAGGACAACAAGTCCCAGCCTAAAGCGCAGCCGCAGTCCAAGCCTCAGCAGCAAGAGCGCAAACCTCAGCAGGGAAAGCCTCAGCAGCAGGAAAGAAAGCCTCAGCAAAGGGACAACAATGCACCTCAGAACCGCCGTCCGTCAGATGGCCAGAGAAATGGGAATAACGGCCAGAACCAGCAAAAGAGAAATACCAGCGGACAGGGAAACAACGGAAGCAATAATAACAATCGTCCCAATAATGCCAAAGGCCAGACTGTGCCCAATAACAGCAAGCCAGACCGCAAAAATAAAAACCAGAAAAGAAATAATAACAATAATAATCAGCCCGCTAAAGTAAGAGATCACAGCAAAAAAGGGAAAACGGCCCGCAGTGTTTACAAAAAGATGAAGGATGAGAAGAAGACTGAAAAGATGAAGAATCAGGTCTTTGAGATTCCTGAATTGGTAACCGTTGGAGAGCTGGCAGAAATTCTGGATGTTGGCGCGACCGAAATTATTAAAATTTTAATGATGGCAGGTACCATGGCGACCATTAATCAGCAGATTGATTATGAAACCGCTGAAATTGTGGCGTCTGAGCTGGGCTATGAAGTTAAAGCTGTTAAAATGGAGGATGTCGTCACCAAAATTCTGGAAGAATACGACGAAGAAGATACCGGAAACGAAGTTAAGCGTCCGCCGGTTGTTACTGTTATGGGTCACGTTGACCATGGTAAGACCTCCCTCTTAGACCGTATCCGTAAAGCAAATGTTACAGCCGGTGAAGCTGGCGGGATTACTCAGCATATTGGTGCATATACGGTTACCATCAATGGTGAATCCATCACTTTTATCGATACACCAGGCCATGAGGCCTTTACCGCCATGCGTTCCAGAGGGGCGCAGATGACCGATATCGCCATTCTGGTGGTAGCAGCTGACGATGGCGTCATGCCGCAGACTGTGGAAGCCATTAACCATGCCAAGGCGGCCGGCGTTCCGATCATTGTTGCGATTAACAAAATTGATAAAGAAGGCGCCAATCCTGAGCGTGTTAAACAGGAATTAACAGAGCATAATCTGGTAGTCGAAGAATGGGGCGGTGATGTTATCGCTGTGCCGGTTTCAGCCAAAAAAGGCGAAAATATCGATACGCTGCTGGAAATGGTACTGTTAGTTTCCGAAATGGGCGAGTTGACAGCAGATCCTAAGCGTGCAGCCCGTGGAAGCGTTATTGAGGCTCAGGTTAAAAAAGGAAAGGGCGCAACTGCCAGTCTTCTGGTACAGCAGGGGACACTGCACGTGGGAGACTCCATTATCTCAGGTATGACCTATGGTAAAGTTCGTACTATGATCGATGATAAGGGCAAGCGCATTAAAAAAGCTGGTCCATCCACTCCGGTTGAAATTTCCGGTTTGTCGGATATTCCTGTGGCAGGGGATGACTTTATCGTGCTCGAAAATGAAAAAGAAGCACGACAGCTGGCAGAAAAACGCCGTGAAATGGAAAAGGATGCCCGTCAGGCTAAGATGCGCCTGTCTCTGGATGACCTGTTTACAAAGATTCAGGAAGGGCAGATTCAGGATATCAATATCATTATCAAGGCGGATGTTCAGGGTTCCATTGAAGCGATCAAGCAGTCGCTTGAAAAACTGAACACAGATGATGTACGTATTAATGTGATCCATGGTGCAGTTGGCGCGGTTAACGAGACAGACGTTATGCTGGCGTCTACCTCCAATGCAATTATCATTGGCTTTAACGTGCGTCCTGATAAAAATGCGCTGGCGGCGGCAGAAACCGAAGAAGTGGATATCCGTTTATATCGTGTCATCTACGATGCGATCGAAGATGTCAAAAAAGCCATGGAAGGGATGCTGGCACCGGAATTTGTTGAAAAAGTTACCGGGAATGCCGAAGTCCGAGAAGTGTTTAAGATACCTAATGGCAGCATGATTGCCGGTTCCTATGTCACGGATGGTAAGATATCCAGAAACGATGAGGTTCGGATTATTCGCGATGGTATCGTCGTGTTTGAAGGCGAAATCGCGTCCTTAAGACGTTTTAAGGATGATGTCAAAGAGGTTGCCAGTGGGTACGAATGTGGTATCGGCATTGATAAATACAATGATATCAAGATCGGTGATGTTATCGAAACTTTTGTCATGGAAGCCGTGGCAAGAGAACTGTAA
- a CDS encoding class II fructose-bisphosphate aldolase — protein sequence MEGLIMLVTSKELFKKAQEKHFAIPAANFIDLESLKWHVEVAEKLGFPLILALAESHLGEDINLEDAALVGKKYAEAASIPVVLHLDHGATPELIKKAIDLGFSSVMIDASMESFDINVARTKEIIDYAHPRGVVVEAEIGHVGAGENYENHDETDSKYTTVEDAENFIKATNVDSLAISIGTAHGMYKGIPEINFGRLKEIAAAVSTPLVLHGGSSSGDDNLNKCAVSGISKINIFSDFLAGAMENLNKQKPDNYLDVKRASKEGMQKTLEHYYGVFETKTVEV from the coding sequence ATGGAGGGATTAATTATGTTAGTAACATCAAAGGAATTGTTTAAAAAAGCTCAAGAGAAGCATTTTGCAATACCAGCAGCTAATTTTATTGATTTAGAATCGTTGAAATGGCATGTGGAGGTAGCGGAAAAACTAGGCTTTCCTCTTATTCTGGCTTTGGCGGAAAGCCATCTGGGAGAAGACATTAATCTGGAGGATGCAGCCCTTGTTGGCAAAAAATATGCCGAAGCTGCAAGTATTCCGGTGGTTTTACATCTGGATCACGGTGCGACACCGGAATTAATTAAAAAAGCGATTGATCTGGGTTTTTCTTCAGTTATGATTGATGCTTCGATGGAAAGCTTTGATATCAATGTTGCAAGAACGAAGGAGATTATTGATTACGCGCACCCGAGAGGTGTGGTAGTAGAGGCAGAAATCGGACATGTAGGCGCTGGAGAAAACTATGAGAATCATGATGAAACAGACTCAAAATATACCACGGTAGAGGATGCTGAAAACTTTATTAAAGCGACAAATGTTGATTCCCTGGCGATTTCGATCGGGACAGCCCACGGCATGTATAAAGGAATTCCTGAGATTAACTTCGGCCGTTTAAAAGAAATAGCTGCGGCAGTAAGCACACCCCTGGTTCTTCATGGCGGTTCCTCGTCTGGCGATGATAATTTGAACAAGTGCGCCGTAAGCGGCATTTCTAAGATTAACATTTTTTCTGACTTTCTGGCCGGCGCTATGGAAAACCTGAATAAACAAAAACCTGATAATTATCTGGATGTTAAAAGGGCTTCCAAAGAGGGCATGCAGAAGACCCTTGAGCATTATTATGGTGTTTTTGAGACTAAAACAGTGGAGGTATAG
- a CDS encoding triose-phosphate isomerase — translation MRKVRTPFLIVNPKSYLYGEKSLELAKAADKVAEDTGVEIFFTCPFADIRYIAENTKNIIVTAQHMESLRPGRGMGHVLPESLKAAGAEAVFLNHAENSCTVAELYAAMNRAKELEMLTVVCADSVVESRAIAEMKPDILLSEPTDLIGTGETADDSYVLETTEQIHAVNPEIMIMIASGVNSPEDVYNIIKLGADGTGATSGIIGAPDPARMVRDMAEAMAKADKEKKGEQCNEDV, via the coding sequence ATGAGAAAAGTAAGAACGCCTTTTTTGATCGTGAACCCAAAATCCTACCTTTATGGTGAAAAAAGCTTAGAATTGGCCAAAGCCGCCGACAAGGTGGCAGAGGATACCGGAGTTGAAATTTTCTTTACCTGTCCCTTTGCGGATATTCGCTATATTGCAGAAAATACCAAAAATATTATTGTGACAGCTCAGCATATGGAGTCACTGCGTCCGGGAAGAGGTATGGGACATGTGCTGCCAGAATCTTTAAAAGCTGCGGGAGCAGAAGCTGTTTTTTTGAATCACGCAGAGAACAGCTGTACAGTGGCAGAGCTCTACGCTGCAATGAACCGTGCAAAAGAACTTGAGATGCTCACGGTTGTCTGTGCGGACTCGGTTGTAGAATCAAGGGCGATTGCGGAAATGAAGCCTGATATTTTATTGTCTGAACCAACAGACCTTATCGGCACTGGAGAAACGGCGGATGACAGCTATGTGCTGGAAACAACTGAACAAATTCATGCCGTGAATCCGGAAATTATGATCATGATCGCCTCAGGCGTTAATTCTCCAGAGGATGTTTACAATATTATTAAGCTGGGCGCGGATGGTACCGGTGCGACTTCTGGGATTATCGGCGCGCCAGATCCGGCCCGGATGGTACGCGATATGGCAGAAGCCATGGCAAAGGCCGATAAAGAGAAGAAAGGGGAACAATGCAATGAAGATGTATAA
- the rbfA gene encoding 30S ribosome-binding factor RbfA: MASHRIEKINGQIQRELSLIIQQKMKDSRFNRDTLSITNVKAAPDLKTATVYVSIFGTPEEKEEVLGLLDNAKGFLRANLGKVLKVHSIPALTFKLDDSVEYGMHIDSILASLKKDKGASEDEEGTDRDS, translated from the coding sequence ATGGCATCACATCGTATAGAAAAAATTAATGGTCAGATTCAACGTGAGCTGAGTCTGATCATTCAACAAAAAATGAAGGACAGCCGTTTTAATCGTGATACGCTTAGTATTACAAATGTTAAGGCGGCGCCTGATCTCAAAACTGCAACGGTTTATGTCAGTATTTTCGGAACGCCCGAAGAAAAAGAAGAAGTCCTGGGACTCTTAGATAATGCAAAAGGCTTTTTGCGGGCAAACCTTGGGAAAGTGCTTAAGGTTCACTCCATTCCGGCGCTTACTTTCAAATTAGATGATTCTGTAGAATATGGCATGCATATCGACAGTATTTTAGCAAGTCTAAAAAAAGATAAAGGAGCATCTGAGGATGAAGAAGGTACCGACAGAGATTCTTGA
- a CDS encoding sugar-binding transcriptional regulator yields MKKNIIEDERMMLRVSDMYYNKNMSQQDIANKLSISRPTISKLLSAAREHGIVTITVSDTTGRKYFQLEQLLEEKYGLKEVFIVETLEDTAETKALMGKAAAQYLSRIIRDGDVIGVTMGTTVAQIAPHANNSYHSNLTFVPLIGGIGTVATELHSNYIAESMARAFGGIYYPLHAPAMISRKNTKIELMKENSIQRVFKKAKRMDIAILGIGAPTSNSTIIKTGYFTPEMFEEIREQKMCGDICMVFYDENGNIDKFEYNEKMMSIDLGVLKNTKYSIGVCGGVDKPVAISGAINGGYINVLITDYACAQILDRMKSE; encoded by the coding sequence ATGAAAAAAAACATTATTGAGGATGAACGTATGATGCTGCGCGTCAGCGATATGTACTACAATAAAAACATGAGCCAGCAGGATATTGCCAATAAGCTATCCATTTCCCGTCCTACCATTTCCAAACTGTTAAGCGCTGCCAGAGAACACGGTATTGTTACCATTACCGTATCGGACACCACTGGACGTAAATACTTTCAGCTGGAACAGCTATTAGAAGAAAAATATGGATTGAAAGAGGTTTTCATTGTAGAAACCCTAGAGGACACAGCCGAAACCAAAGCGCTTATGGGCAAAGCCGCCGCTCAATATCTTTCACGAATTATACGTGACGGCGATGTTATTGGCGTTACCATGGGGACTACAGTCGCGCAGATTGCGCCTCACGCCAATAATTCCTACCACTCTAACCTTACCTTTGTCCCTTTGATTGGAGGCATTGGCACTGTCGCCACTGAACTACACAGCAACTATATTGCTGAATCCATGGCCCGCGCATTTGGAGGTATTTATTATCCGCTTCATGCTCCTGCCATGATCTCCAGAAAAAACACGAAAATTGAGTTGATGAAAGAAAACAGTATTCAACGCGTTTTTAAAAAGGCTAAGCGCATGGACATCGCGATTTTAGGTATTGGCGCACCTACCAGCAATTCTACCATTATAAAAACCGGTTACTTTACCCCAGAAATGTTTGAAGAGATTCGCGAACAGAAAATGTGCGGTGATATCTGTATGGTTTTCTATGACGAAAACGGTAATATCGATAAATTTGAATATAATGAAAAAATGATGTCCATTGACCTAGGCGTGCTCAAAAACACGAAATACTCTATCGGTGTCTGCGGCGGGGTTGACAAGCCGGTTGCCATTTCCGGCGCCATTAACGGCGGTTATATTAATGTGCTGATTACCGATTATGCTTGTGCACAGATTCTGGACCGTATGAAAAGTGAATAA
- a CDS encoding bifunctional riboflavin kinase/FAD synthetase — protein sequence MNTEINPNEKIVLALGFFDGVHLGHQELINATIKKAKELNCASGVMTFAEHPLTHIFPAYSPWLITTNEEKVRIMKDLGIDYVFLNPFNDQLMCYSPKAFIRDYLLQKYNVVHIVVGFNYSFGFKGEGDIQMLTEFGKRFNFGVTVIPPCIIDGQSVSSTLIRELIGTGKVNEVSTFLGRDYSIEGTIVKGKGLGHTFDIPTANLKMKEKVILPSSGVYYTKIRVRGQEHDGLTNLGFNPTFEKHPYSIETYIYDFDENIYGDYVTLTFKERVRGEIKFDNLGDLVAQIKSDIRNIHTRYRK from the coding sequence ATGAATACCGAAATTAATCCAAATGAAAAAATTGTATTGGCTCTTGGCTTCTTTGATGGTGTGCACTTGGGGCATCAGGAGCTTATTAATGCCACCATCAAAAAAGCAAAAGAACTGAATTGTGCCAGTGGTGTCATGACCTTTGCAGAGCATCCGCTGACCCATATTTTCCCAGCATACTCACCGTGGCTTATTACCACGAATGAAGAAAAAGTCCGGATTATGAAAGACTTGGGAATTGATTATGTTTTTTTGAATCCTTTTAATGATCAGCTGATGTGCTACAGTCCAAAAGCTTTTATACGGGACTATTTGCTGCAAAAGTATAATGTTGTTCATATTGTGGTCGGTTTTAACTATAGCTTTGGCTTTAAAGGCGAAGGGGATATCCAGATGCTCACAGAGTTTGGAAAGCGTTTTAACTTTGGGGTGACCGTTATTCCGCCGTGTATTATCGACGGACAATCAGTTAGCAGCACCCTGATTCGGGAGCTCATCGGCACGGGAAAAGTAAATGAAGTATCGACCTTTTTAGGCCGGGATTACAGCATTGAGGGGACCATTGTAAAAGGGAAAGGTCTTGGGCATACCTTTGATATTCCTACTGCCAATTTGAAAATGAAAGAAAAAGTCATTCTTCCCAGCAGTGGTGTTTACTATACAAAGATAAGGGTTCGTGGCCAGGAACACGATGGGCTTACTAATTTAGGGTTTAATCCCACTTTTGAAAAGCATCCCTATAGTATTGAAACCTACATTTATGATTTTGATGAGAATATTTACGGTGATTACGTTACCTTGACTTTTAAGGAGAGAGTGCGTGGTGAAATTAAATTTGATAATCTCGGCGATCTGGTAGCCCAAATTAAAAGTGATATCCGTAATATCCATACGCGTTACAGGAAGTAG
- a CDS encoding DHH family phosphoesterase has product MKKVPTEILDCIKENQSFLILVHNKPDGDAIGSAIAFGKGLKALGKNVDYYIETPLEDKLQFFSESRYFEDELRDEYDVVTFLDCSTIEYAFKPVPMVDARTTMVIDHHATNQGYGDINFLEITAATAELVFRILDALGVELDPEMVEAVFTGISTDTGSFQFANVTAETHQILSRLYEKRDNFAVLSKRLHSEKNYAQMKLYGKAVDSLQLYEDNTLAWIFLSYADICKYGGPVQITDDVANIGMNVIGVQLSATVKEVECGIYRVSLRSKTPFKIDVSLIARKYGGGGHMRAAGFTFKGDLKALKKELIEVIEYYRKHEEDI; this is encoded by the coding sequence ATGAAGAAGGTACCGACAGAGATTCTTGATTGTATAAAAGAGAATCAGAGCTTTTTGATTCTCGTGCATAATAAACCCGATGGCGATGCCATCGGGTCTGCTATTGCCTTTGGAAAAGGCCTTAAAGCCCTGGGGAAGAATGTCGATTATTACATCGAAACGCCTTTAGAGGATAAGCTTCAGTTTTTCAGTGAAAGCCGCTATTTTGAAGATGAGCTTCGGGATGAATATGACGTTGTAACTTTTCTGGATTGTTCAACAATAGAATATGCGTTTAAGCCAGTCCCGATGGTGGATGCGCGGACGACCATGGTCATAGACCATCACGCCACCAATCAGGGGTATGGCGACATTAATTTTTTAGAGATAACTGCCGCTACTGCTGAACTGGTCTTTCGTATTTTAGATGCTCTGGGCGTTGAACTGGATCCTGAGATGGTTGAGGCTGTTTTTACTGGTATCTCTACCGACACCGGCAGCTTTCAGTTTGCCAATGTTACTGCCGAGACCCATCAGATTTTAAGCCGTCTTTATGAAAAGCGGGATAATTTCGCGGTGTTGTCCAAACGGCTTCACAGCGAGAAAAATTATGCCCAAATGAAGCTGTATGGCAAGGCGGTAGACTCGTTACAGTTGTATGAAGACAATACCCTGGCATGGATCTTTTTAAGCTATGCTGATATTTGTAAATATGGGGGCCCTGTCCAGATAACGGACGATGTTGCCAATATTGGTATGAATGTTATCGGCGTTCAGCTGTCTGCGACAGTAAAAGAAGTAGAATGCGGTATTTACCGTGTTTCACTCCGCTCAAAGACGCCATTTAAAATTGATGTTTCATTGATTGCCCGTAAATACGGAGGCGGAGGCCACATGCGCGCCGCGGGATTTACCTTTAAAGGAGACCTGAAAGCGCTGAAAAAAGAACTGATCGAAGTGATCGAGTACTACAGGAAGCATGAAGAAGATATATGA
- the truB gene encoding tRNA pseudouridine(55) synthase TruB, with protein sequence MSELNGYLNIYKEKGMTSHDVVFKARQILHTKKIGHTGTLDPNAQGVLVLCVGKATKAVEYLNDLDKVYEAEILFGQETDTCDCTGTVTAEEPVHFTKEEFLKVLKSFEGDSMQVPPIYSALKINGRKLYDYARAGEKVEIPPRSIHISRIEAIEMGELPYKARFVVECSKGTYIRSLCRDIGKKLGTAACMGDLYRKRVGDFRIENALHLSQLKNLMLVGRAQCFFHEPEYALEKFRMVAANERGGRFLRSGNRLYQWNAVENFADFEDSEILRLYDQEEFVGIGRFCAGEEPYVQPIKMF encoded by the coding sequence ATGAGTGAGCTAAACGGTTATCTCAATATTTATAAGGAAAAAGGAATGACATCACACGATGTTGTTTTTAAGGCCCGGCAGATATTACACACTAAAAAAATCGGACATACGGGGACGCTGGACCCTAATGCCCAGGGAGTGCTTGTTTTATGTGTGGGTAAAGCCACTAAAGCAGTAGAATATTTAAATGATCTTGATAAGGTTTATGAGGCGGAAATTTTGTTCGGTCAGGAAACGGATACCTGTGACTGCACAGGGACGGTGACCGCAGAGGAGCCGGTACACTTCACCAAAGAAGAATTTTTAAAAGTACTTAAATCTTTTGAGGGAGACAGTATGCAGGTACCGCCCATTTATTCAGCCTTAAAAATCAATGGGCGTAAGCTTTATGACTATGCAAGAGCGGGCGAGAAGGTTGAAATACCGCCGCGGTCTATCCATATCAGCCGGATAGAAGCAATAGAGATGGGTGAACTGCCTTATAAGGCACGTTTTGTTGTAGAATGCTCTAAAGGTACATATATCCGTTCTCTTTGCCGCGATATCGGTAAAAAATTGGGGACGGCAGCCTGTATGGGAGACCTTTACCGTAAAAGGGTTGGGGATTTTAGAATAGAGAATGCACTGCACTTATCCCAGCTTAAAAATTTAATGCTGGTCGGCCGTGCCCAGTGCTTTTTTCATGAGCCAGAGTATGCGCTGGAAAAGTTCAGAATGGTAGCGGCCAACGAACGGGGCGGCCGTTTTCTGAGGAGCGGCAACCGTTTGTATCAGTGGAATGCTGTAGAAAATTTTGCGGACTTTGAAGACAGTGAAATTCTGCGTCTCTATGACCAGGAAGAATTTGTAGGTATTGGCCGGTTTTGTGCTGGCGAGGAACCCTATGTTCAGCCAATTAAAATGTTTTAG